One Proteinivorax tanatarense DNA segment encodes these proteins:
- a CDS encoding HAD family hydrolase: MNRKIVFFDVDGTLIDCGKGMSKPLSSTLLAISQLQEQGHMAIIATGRPMSFMPRYLLDIGFDGYITANGAQIQKEGKVIYSKKIKKPTLHKLVSFFNRENIDYILEGQEKAYFSTLTSPEAKRFFETFHVPQNNITDRWNLDDIEANKMVVILKEDEQLEKCQQVLGSEFTLMRHPGESSYDAYFTDCTKADGIKILLQHLNLDIKDTFAFGDGTNDIEMFQLVKSGVAMGNAKEELKKEATFVTEDVLSHGIAEALKKIGLV, encoded by the coding sequence ATGAATAGAAAAATTGTTTTTTTCGATGTAGATGGAACTTTGATAGACTGCGGAAAAGGAATGAGCAAGCCTCTGAGCTCCACATTGTTAGCAATTAGTCAGCTTCAGGAACAAGGACACATGGCCATAATAGCTACGGGAAGACCCATGTCCTTTATGCCAAGATATTTATTAGACATTGGATTTGACGGGTATATAACTGCAAATGGCGCCCAAATTCAAAAAGAAGGTAAAGTTATATATAGCAAAAAGATAAAAAAGCCCACCCTTCATAAATTGGTGAGTTTTTTTAACAGAGAAAATATTGACTATATTTTAGAGGGGCAAGAAAAGGCTTACTTTTCTACATTAACTTCTCCCGAAGCGAAAAGATTTTTTGAGACATTTCATGTTCCCCAAAATAATATAACAGACAGATGGAATTTAGATGACATAGAAGCTAATAAAATGGTGGTTATATTAAAAGAAGATGAGCAGTTAGAGAAGTGTCAGCAAGTTTTAGGGAGTGAATTTACTTTAATGAGACATCCAGGAGAATCTTCATATGATGCTTATTTTACTGATTGCACAAAAGCTGATGGTATTAAAATACTCTTGCAGCATTTAAACTTGGACATTAAAGATACTTTCGCATTTGGAGATGGAACTAACGATATAGAAATGTTCCAGTTAGTAAAAAGTGGAGTAGCCATGGGTAATGCTAAAGAAGAGCTAAAAAAAGAAGCAACTTTTGTGACTGAAGATGTGCTATCCCATGGAATTGCAGAGGCCCTTAAAAAAATAGGTCTTGTATAA
- a CDS encoding ABC transporter ATP-binding protein — protein MKKNNELLKIKNLSIEYKTDDGIVKAVDNMSFDIGVGETLGIVGETGAGKTTTALGIMRLVPNPPGKIVNGEINFRGENLLKKSEEDMRNIRGNKISMIFQDPMTSLNPVMTTEDQIAEVIILHQNVGKKEASEKAKAMLETVGIPAERGKDYPHQFSGGMRQRIVIAIALACNPQLLIADEPTTALDVTIQAQVLKLMKNLKEEFKTSMIMITHDLGIVANICDKVAIIYTGYTVEYATKRELYTNPLHPYTQGLFGSIPSIDEDEARLKPIKGLMPEPTEIPNGCPFNPRCQKVMPICLKELPNRVEVKDGHFVNCHLYKDKDQSMGGA, from the coding sequence ATGAAAAAAAACAATGAGTTATTAAAAATAAAAAACTTGTCCATAGAGTACAAAACCGATGATGGAATTGTAAAAGCTGTTGACAATATGAGCTTTGATATAGGTGTTGGTGAAACCTTGGGAATAGTTGGAGAAACAGGAGCTGGAAAAACAACAACAGCTCTAGGGATAATGAGACTTGTCCCCAATCCACCGGGTAAGATTGTTAATGGAGAGATAAACTTTAGGGGAGAGAATCTGTTAAAAAAATCAGAAGAAGATATGCGCAATATAAGAGGGAACAAAATATCTATGATATTCCAAGACCCTATGACTTCCTTAAACCCAGTTATGACTACTGAAGATCAAATAGCTGAAGTTATCATATTGCACCAAAACGTAGGCAAAAAAGAAGCTAGCGAAAAGGCCAAGGCAATGTTAGAAACGGTTGGTATTCCAGCTGAAAGGGGAAAAGATTATCCACACCAATTTAGCGGAGGAATGAGACAAAGAATTGTAATTGCTATAGCCTTAGCCTGTAATCCTCAGCTGTTAATAGCAGATGAGCCTACTACAGCTTTAGATGTCACTATTCAAGCACAGGTGCTAAAGCTGATGAAAAATTTAAAGGAAGAATTTAAAACCTCTATGATAATGATTACCCATGACCTAGGAATAGTTGCCAACATTTGCGATAAAGTAGCTATAATTTATACGGGGTATACAGTGGAATATGCTACTAAAAGGGAATTGTACACTAACCCGCTGCATCCATATACCCAAGGACTGTTTGGCTCAATACCTAGTATAGATGAAGATGAAGCTAGATTAAAACCAATAAAAGGACTAATGCCAGAACCAACTGAAATACCTAACGGTTGTCCCTTTAATCCCAGATGCCAAAAAGTTATGCCTATCTGTTTAAAAGAGCTTCCTAATAGAGTGGAGGTCAAGGATGGACATTTTGTAAACTGTCACTTGTATAAGGATAAAGACCAGTCAATGGGAGGTGCATAG
- a CDS encoding SagB/ThcOx family dehydrogenase — MENREFLKANFRNELAKIETDQQKGMERPVKQKPVKEGEEVIDLPSIEDIDIGEKSIKKCLAGRRSHRKFLDKKLSLKELSFLLWSTQGISGKNENLRTSPSAGARHPFETYIEVHNVEQLTPGLYRYLPMDHKLVVLKNRSKSNELVECCLNQPFAGDCAATFIWSVIPYRTEWRYSVASHKPIALDAGHLCQNLYLACEAIDSGTCAIGAYDQQAIDKFIGVDGNEEFVIYISPVGKVK, encoded by the coding sequence ATGGAAAATAGAGAGTTTTTAAAAGCAAACTTTAGAAATGAGCTAGCAAAAATTGAGACCGACCAACAGAAAGGGATGGAAAGGCCTGTAAAACAAAAGCCAGTTAAAGAAGGTGAAGAGGTCATTGATCTACCTTCTATAGAAGATATTGACATCGGCGAAAAATCAATAAAAAAATGCCTTGCAGGACGTAGAAGTCATAGAAAGTTTTTAGATAAAAAGCTAAGTTTAAAAGAACTTTCTTTTTTGCTTTGGTCCACCCAGGGGATAAGTGGGAAAAACGAGAACTTAAGAACATCGCCATCGGCTGGAGCTAGACATCCATTTGAAACTTATATTGAAGTTCATAATGTGGAGCAATTAACACCTGGATTATATAGATATTTACCCATGGACCATAAACTAGTGGTGCTAAAAAATCGCTCAAAAAGTAATGAGTTAGTTGAATGTTGTCTTAACCAGCCTTTTGCAGGAGATTGCGCTGCAACCTTTATTTGGTCGGTAATTCCTTATAGGACTGAATGGAGATACAGCGTAGCTTCTCATAAGCCGATAGCTTTAGATGCTGGACATCTATGTCAAAATTTATATCTAGCCTGTGAAGCTATAGATTCAGGAACATGTGCTATAGGAGCTTATGACCAGCAAGCAATTGATAAGTTTATCGGGGTGGATGGCAATGAAGAATTTGTTATTTATATTTCTCCTGTTGGGAAGGTAAAATAA
- the gltX gene encoding glutamate--tRNA ligase: protein MSDVRVRFAPSPTGYLHIGSLRTALYNYIYAKQKKGKFIIRIEDTDRSRLVETAIENLIQSLAWAGIEHDEGVFIDPNSDNTIQKGEHGPYIQSERLDIYNRYIKHLLEGNQAYYCFCSKERIEKVREQLKEKGETPRYDGHCKNLDKEEVKQRLDCNEQHVIRLKLPEEKDISFYDTVRGNVTINTRDMDDQVLMKADGFPTYHFAVVVDDHLMEITHVVRGEEWLTSTPKHVYLFEAFGWKAPQYIHLPTVLNNDKKKLSKRQGDVAVGDFMKKGYLPEAMVNYLALVGWSPEDNRELFTMEELVKHFSFERVSKTGGVFDVDKLNWINGQYIKASSSERITDLAIPYLKKAGYITDDDVQNRYQWIVTMIQSVQEKVSLISEIPEKVSFFFTEQLELESDKARKILEGEQVPDLCNAFIKELNEIEEVDEEFASTIFKKIQKETGVKGKKLFMPIRVMVTGQQHGPDMGGVLKVLGKENVLKRVKYVKENIVQ from the coding sequence ATGTCAGATGTTAGGGTGAGGTTCGCTCCTAGTCCCACGGGATATCTACATATAGGTAGCCTGAGAACGGCCCTTTATAATTATATATATGCAAAGCAGAAAAAGGGCAAATTTATTATAAGAATAGAAGACACCGATCGTTCTAGGCTTGTAGAAACTGCTATTGAAAACTTAATTCAATCTTTAGCATGGGCAGGTATAGAGCATGACGAAGGTGTGTTTATAGACCCAAACAGTGATAATACCATTCAAAAAGGTGAGCACGGCCCTTATATTCAATCTGAAAGGCTGGATATCTACAATAGGTATATTAAACATCTTCTTGAAGGTAACCAGGCCTATTATTGTTTTTGTTCAAAAGAACGAATTGAAAAGGTTAGAGAACAATTAAAAGAGAAGGGTGAAACACCTAGATATGATGGTCACTGTAAAAACCTAGACAAAGAAGAAGTAAAACAACGATTGGATTGTAACGAGCAGCATGTAATTAGACTAAAGCTTCCTGAAGAAAAAGATATTAGCTTTTATGACACAGTTAGGGGTAATGTAACCATTAATACAAGGGATATGGATGATCAAGTACTGATGAAAGCAGATGGATTTCCCACATATCACTTTGCTGTAGTCGTCGATGATCACCTTATGGAAATTACCCATGTTGTTAGGGGAGAGGAGTGGCTAACCTCCACACCGAAACATGTATATTTATTTGAAGCATTTGGGTGGAAGGCGCCCCAGTATATTCATCTACCAACAGTGCTAAACAATGATAAGAAAAAATTAAGCAAAAGGCAGGGGGATGTGGCGGTAGGAGATTTTATGAAAAAAGGATATCTACCAGAAGCCATGGTAAACTACCTTGCATTGGTTGGATGGAGTCCTGAGGATAACCGTGAGTTATTTACTATGGAAGAGCTAGTAAAGCACTTTTCCTTTGAAAGGGTTTCTAAAACCGGCGGTGTTTTTGATGTGGATAAATTAAACTGGATTAACGGTCAATATATTAAAGCCAGCAGCTCAGAAAGAATAACAGATTTGGCAATTCCATATCTAAAAAAAGCGGGTTATATAACAGATGATGATGTCCAAAATAGATATCAGTGGATTGTAACCATGATTCAATCTGTGCAGGAAAAAGTTTCTCTTATTTCAGAGATACCTGAAAAAGTAAGCTTCTTTTTCACCGAACAGCTAGAGCTTGAAAGCGACAAAGCAAGAAAAATCTTGGAAGGGGAGCAAGTTCCTGACCTTTGCAATGCTTTCATTAAAGAGTTAAATGAAATAGAAGAGGTGGATGAGGAATTTGCTTCTACTATATTTAAGAAAATTCAAAAGGAAACTGGAGTAAAAGGGAAAAAACTTTTTATGCCAATAAGAGTGATGGTAACAGGACAACAGCATGGACCCGATATGGGTGGAGTGTTAAAGGTGTTAGGAAAGGAAAACGTTTTAAAAAGGGTGAAATATGTAAAAGAAAATATAGTACAATAA
- the asnA gene encoding aspartate--ammonia ligase, whose translation MKKTTGYLTIPKSYQPILDIRETEIAIKQIKDHFEQELAKVLKLTRVSAPLFVYSESGLNDNLSGVEHPVSFTAKDIGNSVEIVHSLAKWKRLALHRYGFNIGEGLYTDMDAIRKDEDLDNLHSIYVDQWDWEKVISKQQRNKETLKHTVKKIYDVFKSTENLVYKLYPQIGKALPADIFFITSQQLEERFPNLSPKEREHEIAKLKGAVFISEIGDKLKSGKKHDNRSPDYDDWNLNGDILLWYPLLNKPLELSSMGIRVDENSLEIQLEKANQEDLKQLHFHSMLLNKELPYTIGGGLGQSRICMYFLKKAHIGEVQATIWPQSIVNKCRQSNIFLL comes from the coding sequence ATGAAAAAAACTACTGGTTATTTAACAATCCCCAAAAGTTATCAACCAATTTTAGACATCAGAGAAACAGAAATTGCAATTAAGCAGATAAAAGACCATTTCGAACAAGAATTGGCAAAAGTGTTAAAACTAACTCGTGTTTCTGCTCCTTTGTTTGTGTATTCGGAGAGTGGACTAAATGATAATTTAAGCGGAGTTGAGCATCCCGTTTCTTTTACGGCTAAAGACATCGGTAACAGTGTGGAGATAGTCCATTCTTTAGCTAAGTGGAAACGACTAGCTCTTCACCGTTATGGCTTTAATATAGGTGAGGGCCTTTATACAGATATGGATGCTATTAGAAAAGATGAAGACCTTGACAACCTACATTCTATATATGTCGATCAATGGGACTGGGAAAAAGTTATTTCTAAACAACAGAGAAACAAAGAAACTTTAAAGCACACTGTAAAGAAAATTTATGATGTATTTAAAAGTACTGAGAATCTAGTTTATAAATTATATCCACAAATCGGCAAAGCTCTCCCTGCAGATATATTCTTCATTACTAGCCAACAGTTAGAAGAACGATTCCCAAATCTTTCTCCTAAAGAAAGGGAGCATGAAATAGCGAAGCTAAAAGGAGCTGTTTTTATAAGCGAAATCGGAGATAAATTAAAATCAGGAAAAAAGCATGATAACCGCTCTCCAGATTATGATGATTGGAACTTAAACGGGGATATATTATTGTGGTACCCTCTGTTAAACAAACCTTTGGAATTATCCTCAATGGGTATTAGAGTAGATGAAAACTCTTTAGAGATACAGTTGGAAAAAGCAAACCAAGAAGACCTTAAACAGCTTCACTTCCACAGTATGCTTTTAAACAAAGAGTTACCCTACACCATAGGTGGAGGCCTTGGCCAATCCCGTATTTGCATGTATTTTCTTAAAAAAGCTCATATCGGGGAAGTCCAGGCCACGATTTGGCCACAAAGCATTGTAAATAAATGTAGGCAGTCAAATATCTTCCTACTTTAG
- a CDS encoding RNHCP domain-containing protein, which translates to MSKHKENTGFICQKCNKQVLPLTNGSFRNHCPFCLYSKHLDKEPGDRQSQCNFMMKPIDVIYNTKKGYQIIHKCISCGKEQKNKIAEDTVQPDCLAYIALLQAN; encoded by the coding sequence TTGAGTAAACACAAAGAAAATACTGGATTTATATGTCAAAAATGCAATAAACAAGTTTTACCATTAACTAATGGCAGTTTTAGAAACCACTGTCCATTTTGTCTGTATTCTAAACATCTTGATAAAGAGCCAGGGGATAGACAAAGTCAGTGTAATTTTATGATGAAACCTATAGATGTAATTTATAACACTAAAAAAGGTTACCAAATTATCCATAAGTGTATATCTTGCGGAAAAGAACAGAAAAACAAAATTGCTGAAGATACAGTTCAGCCTGACTGTTTAGCCTACATCGCGTTATTACAGGCAAATTAG
- a CDS encoding S8 family peptidase, translating into MILKEASWIFANRGKLCPSSRKFALNSYRPAKFDNCVTYKPHRAFKQRFKTISVVVQIDNPSVSKQSMDALARSCSCKIQKKMQFIHCFSTTVNSKKLELLAKNKHIKKIWFDRKFNAYLDKSVSVVAYDTLQQKGLTGKDVVIAVLDTGIYHHPDLKGRIIAFKDIIKGKKEPYDDNGHGTHVAGAVASNGSKSNGKFTAPAPSSNLVGVKVLNKVGGGSLSGVLEGIQWCIENKRRLGINIMNLSLGSEAILPHYEDPVCVAVEKAWDAGIVVCAAAGNSGPNSKTIGSPAIHPKIITVGALDGNNSQVASYSSRGPTIDGTSKPDVIAPGTVISHRSPNSVIDKQNKSDRVKDWYLTLSGTSMATPICSGLVAQIVQYDPSLTPDEIKEIIVASATTVKKEDKNSQGSGIINAVKLKENLHT; encoded by the coding sequence GTGATTTTGAAGGAAGCCAGCTGGATTTTTGCTAACAGAGGTAAATTATGTCCAAGCAGCAGAAAATTTGCCTTAAATAGCTATAGACCAGCTAAGTTTGATAACTGTGTGACATATAAGCCCCATAGAGCTTTTAAGCAACGTTTTAAAACCATTTCAGTGGTAGTGCAAATTGATAACCCCTCTGTCTCTAAACAGTCAATGGATGCCCTAGCTAGAAGTTGCAGCTGTAAAATACAAAAAAAAATGCAGTTCATCCATTGTTTTAGCACCACAGTAAATTCCAAAAAGTTAGAACTATTAGCTAAAAATAAACACATTAAAAAAATATGGTTTGATAGGAAATTTAATGCATATCTTGATAAGTCAGTTTCTGTTGTCGCCTATGATACTCTTCAACAAAAAGGGTTAACTGGTAAAGATGTGGTTATAGCAGTGTTAGATACAGGAATATATCACCACCCCGACTTAAAGGGAAGAATTATTGCTTTTAAAGATATAATAAAAGGAAAAAAAGAGCCTTACGATGATAACGGTCACGGCACTCATGTAGCTGGTGCAGTTGCTTCTAATGGTAGCAAGTCCAATGGCAAGTTTACAGCACCAGCTCCTAGCTCAAATTTAGTGGGAGTAAAGGTGTTAAACAAAGTAGGTGGAGGTAGCTTGTCTGGCGTCTTAGAAGGTATACAATGGTGTATCGAAAATAAAAGAAGGCTCGGAATAAACATTATGAATCTTTCGTTAGGTTCTGAGGCAATTCTGCCGCACTATGAGGATCCTGTTTGTGTGGCTGTAGAAAAAGCTTGGGATGCAGGAATTGTAGTTTGTGCTGCAGCTGGAAACAGTGGCCCCAATTCCAAAACAATAGGTTCCCCTGCAATACATCCCAAAATCATAACTGTAGGTGCACTGGATGGGAATAATTCACAAGTTGCTAGTTATTCCAGTAGAGGCCCTACAATTGATGGAACTTCTAAACCTGATGTCATAGCTCCAGGAACAGTTATATCTCATCGTAGTCCCAATTCAGTTATCGACAAACAAAATAAAAGTGACAGGGTTAAGGATTGGTATTTAACTTTGTCGGGGACCTCTATGGCAACCCCCATATGTTCAGGTTTAGTTGCCCAGATAGTACAGTATGATCCCTCCTTAACTCCTGATGAAATTAAAGAAATAATCGTTGCATCGGCTACTACTGTTAAAAAAGAGGACAAAAATAGTCAAGGCTCAGGAATCATTAACGCAGTAAAACTAAAGGAAAACCTCCATACCTAA
- a CDS encoding nuclease-related domain-containing protein: protein MKKIAIIKTKESSLKKQRNEHLKMSFWGVISFITLIILGLVFIQDFYVLAVIPIIFSIYQFNKGLFLNHGIKGEKVVLKKLKKLSDDYIVYNDITIKNKGEQAQIDHLVIGPKGVFCIETKNMKGDISGRETDHNWVQKKTGKRGGIYHQKFYNPCKQNGRHVYKLKGYLNSNNLSHVWVQSVVVFTKGWSSKLDVESNTPVLKDGDLIKFITSYKNQKGQLSSKIINDLENAIDKNIGLLKRAA, encoded by the coding sequence GTGAAAAAAATAGCAATTATAAAAACTAAAGAAAGCAGCTTAAAAAAACAAAGAAACGAACACTTAAAGATGTCCTTTTGGGGAGTAATTTCATTTATAACTTTAATTATTCTAGGCTTAGTTTTTATTCAGGATTTTTATGTTTTAGCGGTTATTCCTATCATTTTTTCAATTTATCAATTTAATAAAGGTTTGTTTTTAAACCATGGAATTAAAGGTGAAAAAGTCGTCCTTAAAAAGCTGAAGAAGTTATCTGATGATTATATAGTTTACAATGACATAACTATTAAAAACAAAGGGGAACAAGCGCAGATAGATCATTTGGTCATAGGACCAAAAGGTGTTTTTTGTATCGAAACAAAGAATATGAAAGGCGATATTAGCGGTCGAGAAACAGACCATAACTGGGTGCAAAAGAAAACCGGAAAAAGAGGGGGTATATATCACCAAAAATTTTATAACCCTTGTAAACAAAATGGGAGACATGTATATAAGTTAAAAGGTTACTTAAACTCCAATAATTTGTCCCATGTTTGGGTTCAATCAGTAGTTGTATTTACAAAGGGATGGTCTTCAAAACTTGATGTTGAGTCTAACACTCCGGTTCTAAAAGATGGCGACTTGATTAAGTTTATTACTTCCTATAAAAATCAAAAAGGCCAATTATCTTCAAAAATTATCAATGATCTAGAAAACGCTATAGACAAAAATATAGGATTGTTAAAAAGAGCGGCATAA
- a CDS encoding glutamine--tRNA ligase/YqeY domain fusion protein gives MSKVNNEGEKQTYNFLHREIEKDLQENTYSRDICTRFPPEPNGYLHLGSAYAINISYTVAQKYDGSFNLRFDDTNPLKEKQEFVDAIIEDIKWAGFTPDKILYGSDYFEKIYDYAVQLIQKGKAYVCELDAEQMREYRGTLTEPGKNSPYRDRSIEENLDLFHRMKNGEFKEGSRVLRAKIDMSSPNIVMRDPVIYRILKASHYRTKDKWCIYPMYDFAHPLQDSIEGITHSMCSMEFKNNREVYNWFLEQLGIPEPPKQREFGRFNLTGVVTSKRYLRQLVSENHVDGWDDPRLPTLKGLRRRGFTPESIHKFLGEVGIAKNQSTVDISMLENCLREDLKPKVNAVMAVLNPLKVVITNYPENQAEELEVQNNPNPELGVRKIPFGREVYIEREDFMENPIKGFKRLSPGEEVRLKGAYFIKCNEIVNDENGEVVELRCTYDPETKSGSGFKARKPKGTIHWVSKKHGIKADVHLYDRLLTDDDLLNEEGKSWEDIINPKSFVKLQECIVEPTLKNATLEDKFQFLRHGYFTVDTKYSTNEKLVFNRIVPLKDPWKKGKKKK, from the coding sequence ATGAGTAAAGTTAATAATGAAGGTGAAAAGCAAACCTACAATTTCCTTCACAGGGAGATAGAAAAAGATTTACAGGAGAATACTTACAGCAGGGATATCTGTACAAGGTTCCCACCAGAACCCAATGGTTATCTTCATTTGGGAAGCGCTTATGCAATAAACATAAGCTATACGGTAGCGCAAAAATATGACGGCAGTTTTAATTTGCGTTTTGATGATACCAACCCGCTCAAAGAAAAACAGGAGTTTGTAGATGCCATTATCGAGGATATTAAATGGGCTGGTTTTACCCCGGATAAGATTCTTTATGGTTCTGACTACTTTGAAAAAATTTATGATTATGCTGTACAATTGATTCAAAAAGGAAAAGCTTATGTTTGTGAGCTGGATGCAGAGCAAATGCGAGAGTATCGAGGAACTCTGACTGAGCCAGGAAAAAACAGCCCTTATCGTGACCGCAGTATTGAGGAAAATTTAGATTTGTTCCACAGAATGAAAAATGGAGAGTTTAAAGAAGGCTCCAGGGTTTTAAGAGCAAAAATCGACATGTCCTCTCCAAATATTGTTATGCGAGATCCTGTAATTTATCGAATTCTTAAAGCTAGCCATTATAGAACTAAAGATAAATGGTGCATATATCCAATGTATGACTTTGCCCATCCTCTACAAGATTCCATTGAAGGCATTACCCACTCGATGTGTTCTATGGAATTTAAAAATAACCGTGAAGTTTATAATTGGTTTTTAGAGCAACTGGGAATCCCTGAACCGCCAAAACAGAGAGAATTTGGTCGTTTTAACTTAACTGGGGTTGTAACAAGCAAAAGATATTTGCGTCAGTTAGTTAGCGAAAATCATGTGGATGGATGGGATGACCCTAGATTACCAACCCTTAAAGGGTTAAGAAGAAGAGGGTTTACCCCGGAAAGCATCCATAAATTTTTAGGTGAAGTAGGAATTGCCAAAAATCAGTCCACTGTTGATATATCGATGTTGGAAAATTGTCTCCGCGAAGACCTCAAACCTAAAGTTAATGCGGTGATGGCGGTGCTAAACCCTTTAAAAGTAGTCATTACCAATTATCCTGAAAATCAAGCGGAAGAACTTGAAGTTCAAAATAATCCAAACCCTGAACTTGGGGTTAGAAAAATTCCATTTGGCAGAGAGGTTTATATCGAAAGAGAAGATTTTATGGAAAATCCTATTAAGGGATTTAAAAGACTTAGCCCTGGAGAAGAGGTAAGACTTAAGGGGGCATATTTCATAAAATGCAATGAAATTGTTAACGATGAGAACGGTGAGGTAGTGGAACTTCGTTGCACCTACGATCCAGAAACTAAAAGCGGCAGTGGCTTTAAAGCTCGTAAACCTAAAGGCACAATCCATTGGGTGTCTAAAAAACATGGTATAAAAGCTGACGTGCACCTGTATGATAGATTGCTAACCGACGACGACCTGCTAAATGAAGAGGGCAAGAGTTGGGAGGATATCATTAATCCTAAGTCTTTTGTAAAACTACAGGAATGTATAGTGGAGCCTACTTTGAAAAATGCCACTTTGGAAGATAAGTTTCAGTTTTTAAGACATGGTTATTTCACAGTTGATACTAAATACTCAACAAATGAAAAACTAGTTTTTAATAGAATTGTACCGTTAAAGGACCCATGGAAAAAAGGCAAAAAGAAAAAATAG
- a CDS encoding ABC transporter ATP-binding protein, whose amino-acid sequence MSEKIIEVRGLKKYFKTNKGPLHAVDDINFYIKKGETLGLVGESGCGKSTAGRVLLRLIPPTEGEVFFEGENILDFNRRKMRKARRDMQIIFQDPYSSLNPRMSVEEVISEPLYINKIYKKKNEIAERVKELMDTVGLSQRLVNAYPHELDGGRRQRVGIARALALKPKFIVQDEPVSSLDVSIQAQILNLMEDIQDEMGLTYLFISHDLSVVKHVSDRIAVMYLGKIVELGDYNSMFKNPLHPYTQALLSAIPIPKIDVEQEMIILEGDVPSPVNPPEGCRFYGRCRHRMDICNQKNPELFEIEKERFVSCHLHNKN is encoded by the coding sequence ATGTCTGAGAAAATTATCGAAGTCAGAGGTCTAAAGAAGTATTTTAAAACTAATAAAGGTCCCTTACATGCTGTGGATGATATCAATTTTTATATAAAAAAGGGTGAAACCTTAGGGCTTGTTGGCGAATCGGGGTGTGGGAAATCCACAGCTGGTCGGGTATTATTGCGGTTGATACCACCAACAGAAGGTGAGGTATTTTTTGAAGGAGAAAATATCTTAGATTTTAATAGACGGAAAATGCGTAAAGCCCGTAGGGATATGCAAATTATATTTCAAGATCCATATTCTTCCCTTAACCCTCGCATGAGTGTTGAAGAAGTTATTTCAGAACCATTATATATTAACAAGATATATAAGAAAAAAAATGAAATTGCAGAAAGGGTAAAAGAATTGATGGATACTGTTGGTCTATCCCAACGATTAGTAAATGCCTACCCCCATGAACTAGATGGAGGAAGAAGGCAAAGAGTTGGTATAGCAAGGGCTTTGGCGTTAAAACCCAAATTTATAGTTCAAGATGAGCCGGTTTCTTCCTTGGATGTATCAATTCAGGCTCAAATCCTTAACTTGATGGAAGATATTCAAGATGAAATGGGACTCACCTACCTTTTCATTTCCCATGACTTAAGCGTAGTAAAGCACGTTAGCGACCGGATAGCTGTAATGTACTTGGGGAAAATTGTTGAACTTGGAGATTATAATTCCATGTTTAAAAACCCGTTACATCCTTACACTCAAGCGCTTCTTTCGGCCATCCCGATACCTAAAATAGATGTTGAACAAGAGATGATAATATTAGAAGGTGATGTTCCTAGTCCTGTAAATCCTCCTGAAGGATGTAGATTCTATGGAAGATGCAGACATCGAATGGATATCTGCAATCAGAAGAACCCAGAGTTATTTGAAATAGAAAAAGAAAGGTTTGTGTCCTGTCATCTTCATAACAAAAACTAA